One Salmo trutta chromosome 26, fSalTru1.1, whole genome shotgun sequence DNA window includes the following coding sequences:
- the LOC115163588 gene encoding uncharacterized protein LOC115163588 gives MEGSRISLHLLFFLLIGQASHTSITQPQTTNAIYPTDITFITQEENTSSSPTEATTGCLIKPQLGFIVVTCAGGLVLVLLVSTVVLASQVCSLRRQARAPRPARSNVDLVSGAGYWDTEHSEGGIVGPCDTSVMLEEVRVDGEEDEEQGEEEKEEREEEQAEGVRGQMGDAGTTGEMAMQMQSSSSRDLCLEIPQDLENMPLVV, from the coding sequence ATGGAAGGCTCCAGAatatctctccatcttctcttctTCCTTCTGATTGGACAAGCTTCACACACCAGCATTACTCAGCCTCAGACCACTAATGCCATATATCCAACTGACATAACCTTCATTACCCAAGAGGAAAACACCTCCAGCTCTCCCACAGAGGCCACCACGGGCTGCCTCATCAAGCCCCAGTTGGGCTTCATAGTGGTGACCTGCGCCGGGGGCCTGGTCCTGGTTCTGCTCGTCTCTACTGTGGTCCTGGCCTCCCAGGTGTGCAGTCTTAGGCGCCAGGCCCGTGCCCCTCGCCCTGCCCGCAGTAACGTGGACCTGGTGAGTGGCGCGGGCTACTGGGACACGGAGCACTCTGAGGGGGGCATAGTGGGGCCCTGCGATACCAGTGTCATGTTGGAGGAGGTCCGTGTGGATGGAGAAGAGGATGAAGAGCAgggggaagaagagaaggaggaaagggaggaggagcaggcagAAGGGGTCAGGGGCCAAATGGGGGATGCGGGAACAACTGGCGAAATGGCCATGCAGATGCAGAGTTCCAGCTCCAGGGATTTGTGTCTGGAAATCCCCCAGGATCTAGAGAACATGCCCCTAGTGGTGTGA